A single region of the Actinoplanes sp. SE50/110 genome encodes:
- a CDS encoding PAS domain-containing sensor histidine kinase — protein MARRLAALRRGQRALPWIGVTAALALMAGAWLWSGAVARHDETIATAAALATDVRAVENELARYADVLAAADAALSTGKGDDSALAAVSGGFDLPHRYPGALAILAIDRDAGGAAVVRTAQPQPARGYPIGTDLSTVPQAAATFGIATQARRPALSAPIPASGAMAGTVLAIRAAGADRYVGLHLDVQRFLDGLYGRAEISGNVRITDVSHTPTLLAVSVDDGRPSARTDEVAAYGRRWQIGYTPTGTVTVAGERTYRLVLQSAAALLCLVLLATVLGQARSRRRAVNLAERLSESEERRNRLIDTSPIPILEVDPQGTVEYENGAAARLLGHRPGAVLGSPLHLTVHRADGEPESLSVTEDLDGEPMTIETGAGPRWVIAYCTDTFRGRGRLLLLSDETPRHELQEQLAQVHRMEALGRLAARIAHDFNNLLTPIGGYLDLVLTGGNDLAAEDRDALTECRKATGRAAALVDQILAISRQQHDGTSTVTDVAAGVASMTGLLRRIIGPDRHLEVGLPPDDAGRPFAAIEPTALEQILVNLVTNARDATPAGGRITVTVDAGDTVRISVADTGAGMDDETLARVFDPFFSTKRDHGGTGLGLATVHAIVDGAGGHLAVESRPGQGTTFTIALHRHDAPPSDPAAEPAAATAPPAAENQTVLLVEDDPQVRQLAQRILQRHGYRVLACGTAEEAEKRYTEQRATISILLTDVMLPGMSGPELARTIAKVDPDLPTVFMSGYSDGELTDQGQVPAHTTLLAKPFPAADLTRTVAEALADAP, from the coding sequence ATGGCACGTCGACTGGCAGCGCTACGCCGGGGACAGCGGGCGCTGCCGTGGATCGGCGTCACGGCCGCATTGGCCCTGATGGCCGGAGCGTGGCTCTGGTCGGGTGCGGTCGCGCGCCACGACGAGACCATCGCCACGGCTGCCGCCCTGGCCACGGATGTTCGTGCCGTCGAGAACGAGTTGGCTCGCTATGCGGACGTGCTGGCTGCCGCGGATGCCGCTCTCTCGACGGGAAAGGGGGACGATTCCGCCCTGGCCGCCGTCTCCGGCGGCTTCGACCTGCCGCACCGGTATCCGGGTGCGCTGGCGATCCTCGCCATCGACCGGGATGCCGGTGGGGCAGCTGTCGTCCGGACGGCGCAGCCACAGCCGGCCCGCGGCTACCCGATCGGCACCGACCTGAGCACGGTGCCGCAGGCAGCGGCGACGTTCGGCATCGCGACGCAGGCCAGGCGCCCGGCGCTGAGCGCCCCGATACCCGCCTCCGGCGCCATGGCCGGCACCGTCCTGGCGATCCGCGCCGCCGGTGCCGACCGGTACGTGGGCCTGCACCTGGACGTCCAGCGCTTCCTCGACGGCCTGTACGGCCGCGCGGAGATCAGCGGCAACGTGCGCATCACCGATGTGTCCCACACTCCCACGCTGCTGGCCGTGTCGGTGGACGACGGCCGGCCCTCGGCGCGCACCGACGAGGTGGCCGCCTACGGCCGGCGCTGGCAGATCGGCTACACCCCCACGGGCACGGTAACCGTCGCGGGGGAGCGGACCTACCGGCTGGTGCTGCAGTCCGCGGCCGCCCTGTTGTGCCTGGTGCTGCTGGCCACCGTGCTCGGCCAGGCTCGGTCGCGGCGCCGCGCCGTGAATCTGGCCGAGCGCCTGTCCGAGAGCGAGGAGCGCCGCAACCGCCTGATCGACACGTCGCCGATACCGATCCTGGAGGTCGACCCCCAGGGCACCGTCGAGTACGAGAACGGCGCTGCCGCCCGCCTGCTCGGCCACCGACCGGGTGCGGTTCTCGGCAGCCCGCTGCACCTGACCGTGCACCGGGCCGACGGCGAGCCGGAGTCGCTGAGCGTCACCGAGGATCTCGACGGTGAGCCGATGACCATCGAGACCGGTGCGGGACCGCGCTGGGTGATCGCCTACTGCACCGACACCTTCCGCGGCCGAGGACGGCTGCTGCTGCTCTCCGACGAGACCCCGCGGCACGAACTGCAGGAACAGTTGGCGCAGGTGCACCGCATGGAGGCGCTGGGCCGGCTCGCCGCCCGCATCGCGCACGACTTCAACAACCTGCTCACCCCGATCGGCGGCTACCTCGACCTGGTGCTCACCGGCGGCAACGACCTGGCCGCGGAGGACCGTGACGCGCTCACCGAATGCCGGAAAGCGACCGGCCGGGCCGCTGCCCTGGTGGATCAGATCCTCGCCATCAGCCGTCAGCAACACGACGGCACCAGTACCGTCACCGACGTCGCCGCCGGAGTCGCGTCGATGACCGGACTGCTGCGGCGCATCATCGGTCCGGACCGCCATCTCGAAGTCGGGCTGCCGCCCGACGACGCCGGGCGCCCGTTCGCCGCAATCGAGCCCACCGCGCTCGAGCAGATACTGGTCAATCTGGTCACCAACGCCCGCGATGCCACCCCGGCCGGCGGCCGGATCACGGTCACCGTCGACGCCGGCGACACCGTACGGATCAGTGTCGCCGACACCGGCGCCGGGATGGACGACGAGACCCTCGCCCGGGTCTTCGACCCGTTCTTCTCCACCAAACGCGACCACGGCGGCACCGGTCTCGGGCTGGCCACCGTGCACGCCATCGTCGACGGTGCCGGCGGTCACCTCGCCGTCGAGAGCCGGCCCGGGCAGGGAACGACCTTCACGATCGCCCTCCATCGTCACGACGCCCCGCCGTCCGATCCCGCCGCCGAGCCGGCGGCCGCCACAGCGCCACCGGCAGCCGAGAACCAGACCGTCCTGCTGGTCGAGGACGACCCGCAGGTCCGGCAACTGGCCCAGCGCATCCTGCAGCGCCACGGCTACCGCGTACTGGCGTGCGGCACCGCCGAGGAGGCCGAGAAACGCTACACCGAACAACGGGCCACGATCTCCATCCTGCTCACCGATGTCATGCTGCCCGGCATGAGCGGCCCCGAACTGGCCCGCACCATCGCCAAGGTCGACCCCGACCTGCCCACCGTCTTCATGTCGGGATACTCCGACGGCGAGCTCACCGACCAGGGGCAGGTTCCCGCCCACACCACCCTGCTGGCCAAACCGTTCCCCGCCGCCGACCTGACCCGCACCGTCGCGGAGGCACTCGCCGATGCCCCGTGA
- a CDS encoding transporter substrate-binding domain-containing protein, with protein sequence MPREPHPDAAPPAPMTRRRILATTAVVSAALLTGCPHPEKSTPRDTLAKLRRTRVARLAVAGEEPFGFVDAGGELTGAMPQIAREVLAAMGVPRIEPLVMDFTSLIDAVLSGNADIVAAGMSITTARCARVAFARPDFRLPQALAVRGGNPLHLADYAGIAARPGTRLGVLAGAVETEYATAAGVPEERIIPFTGSDQLTTAVIAGDIDAFALTSLSVRRLVATTAPGALDITPSFTPIVDGTPRLELGAMAFHPGAPDLLDAYTAAAAKLRSSGTIARILRAWGFENQEIADGTEPGCVS encoded by the coding sequence ATGCCCCGTGAGCCGCACCCCGACGCCGCGCCGCCGGCACCGATGACCCGACGTCGGATCCTCGCCACCACAGCGGTCGTGTCCGCTGCGCTGCTGACCGGCTGCCCGCACCCCGAGAAGTCCACCCCCCGCGACACGCTGGCCAAACTGCGCCGGACGCGAGTGGCGCGCCTGGCCGTCGCCGGTGAGGAGCCGTTCGGCTTCGTGGACGCCGGCGGCGAACTCACCGGCGCCATGCCGCAGATCGCCAGGGAGGTTCTCGCCGCGATGGGCGTCCCCCGGATCGAACCGCTGGTGATGGATTTCACCAGTCTCATCGACGCCGTACTGTCCGGCAACGCCGACATCGTCGCCGCCGGCATGTCCATCACCACAGCTCGCTGCGCACGGGTGGCGTTCGCCCGTCCCGACTTCCGGCTGCCCCAGGCGCTCGCCGTCCGCGGTGGAAACCCGCTGCACCTGGCCGACTACGCCGGCATCGCCGCGCGCCCCGGCACCAGGCTCGGGGTTCTGGCCGGTGCGGTCGAGACCGAATACGCCACCGCGGCCGGCGTACCGGAGGAACGGATCATCCCGTTCACCGGCTCCGACCAGCTCACCACCGCGGTGATCGCCGGCGACATCGACGCCTTCGCCCTGACCAGCCTGTCCGTGCGCCGGCTCGTGGCCACCACCGCACCCGGCGCGCTCGACATCACGCCCAGCTTCACGCCGATCGTCGACGGCACACCCCGCCTCGAACTCGGCGCCATGGCCTTTCATCCCGGCGCCCCCGACCTGCTCGACGCCTACACCGCCGCGGCCGCGAAGCTGCGCAGCTCCGGCACCATCGCCCGGATCCTGCGCGCCTGGGGATTCGAGAATCAGGAGATCGCCGACGGTACCGAGCCGGGATGCGTGTCCTGA
- a CDS encoding diguanylate cyclase, translated as MMKRPRAWMGFLIGGMLFVALYLWLPDNVYGVLGWDGVAVAGAVAIVVGIRRNRPAGAAAWWLLMAGQLANVVGDIIYFVASGSGGVFHPYDVPYLLGYALQVTGVLVLLRRRGAGRDWATLVDSMIITSAFALLSWVFLMKPAAAEASLGLAGRLMAISYPALDLLLVAMVAWLLTADGARNIAFFLVATNMVVFLVGDYFWAFANQTSYDPGTLGGRLIDCTYLTGYIAFGAAALHPGMVEIGRPAGPQRVRPMTLHRLMLLTAATLIAPALLAWQAYRGAGRVLDAYAIVTGSVVMFLLVIARMTMLVRQVQAQSAILAEHADLLREAAQLDPLTNLPNRRAWNAALPAALQHAARHRAPLTLAVLDLDHFKVFNDTHGHQTGDRLLTEATAAWSTNLRSTDVLARYGGEEFVALLPGTTAAEALDLLDRLRPVTPMGCTFSAGVATWDGVESGDELLGRADQALYRAKAAGRDRVVSDDVVAAA; from the coding sequence ATGATGAAGCGTCCTCGCGCGTGGATGGGTTTCCTGATCGGCGGCATGCTTTTCGTCGCGCTGTATCTGTGGCTGCCCGACAACGTGTACGGGGTCCTGGGGTGGGACGGCGTGGCGGTGGCCGGTGCCGTGGCCATCGTGGTCGGCATCCGGCGCAACCGGCCCGCGGGAGCGGCCGCCTGGTGGCTGCTCATGGCCGGGCAGCTGGCCAACGTCGTGGGCGACATCATCTACTTCGTCGCCTCCGGCAGCGGTGGGGTCTTCCACCCGTACGACGTCCCGTACCTGCTGGGCTACGCGCTCCAGGTGACCGGGGTGCTGGTCCTGCTGCGCCGGCGAGGCGCCGGCCGGGACTGGGCCACGCTCGTCGACTCGATGATCATCACAAGTGCGTTCGCGCTGCTGAGCTGGGTTTTCCTGATGAAGCCGGCGGCCGCGGAGGCGTCGCTCGGCCTGGCCGGCCGGCTGATGGCGATCTCGTACCCGGCTCTCGATCTGCTGCTGGTCGCCATGGTCGCCTGGCTGCTGACCGCCGACGGGGCGCGCAACATCGCGTTCTTCCTGGTCGCGACGAACATGGTGGTCTTCCTCGTCGGCGACTACTTCTGGGCGTTCGCCAATCAGACCTCCTACGACCCGGGCACGCTCGGCGGCCGACTGATCGACTGCACGTACCTGACCGGCTACATCGCCTTCGGCGCCGCCGCGTTGCACCCGGGCATGGTGGAGATCGGCCGGCCGGCCGGCCCACAGCGGGTCCGACCGATGACCCTGCACCGCCTGATGCTGCTCACCGCGGCCACGCTGATCGCGCCGGCGCTGCTGGCCTGGCAGGCGTACCGCGGTGCCGGCCGGGTCCTCGACGCGTACGCGATCGTGACCGGTTCGGTGGTCATGTTCCTGCTCGTCATCGCCCGGATGACGATGCTCGTCCGGCAGGTCCAGGCACAGTCGGCCATCCTCGCCGAACACGCCGATCTGCTGCGCGAGGCGGCCCAGCTGGACCCGCTCACCAACCTGCCCAACCGCCGCGCCTGGAACGCCGCACTGCCCGCGGCGCTGCAACACGCCGCCCGGCACCGCGCCCCGCTCACCCTCGCCGTGCTCGACCTCGACCACTTCAAGGTCTTCAACGACACGCACGGCCACCAGACGGGCGACCGACTGCTCACCGAGGCGACCGCGGCCTGGTCGACGAACCTGCGTTCGACGGACGTGCTGGCCCGCTACGGCGGCGAGGAGTTCGTGGCCCTGCTGCCCGGCACCACCGCAGCCGAGGCCCTCGACCTGCTCGACCGGCTGCGCCCGGTCACGCCGATGGGCTGCACGTTCTCGGCCGGCGTGGCGACCTGGGACGGCGTGGAGAGCGGCGACGAGCTCCTCGGCCGCGCCGACCAGGCGCTGTACCGGGCCAAGGCCGCCGGCCGTGACCGGGTGGTGAGCGACGATGTCGTGGCCGCTGCCTGA